The nucleotide sequence TCATTTTCAGTGAATTCTTTATCAACTCCGTTTACATTGTAGATAAAAATCATTTCTACTACTGATTTTGGTGCGCCTTCAGGAATCTCCATTCCTTTTTGAATGTTGGTGCCTACTTTATAAGGTCTGAAATCGATTATAGGTAAGTGATTTAATACCCAATATCCCATAAAAGCGGCAGCTATGAAACTGGTAATAGCTAGTATGTTTTGTGTTTTAGAATTAAATAGTGGTTTTACAAGTTTGTAATTAAAAGCTAAAATCAGAATGAAAAACAGTAAAACAATATCCTTAGTAAACGATTGCCAAGGCGTTAAATGCAACGCATCACCAAAACAGCCGCAGTCCTTCACTACATCATAATAAGCGGAGTAAAAAGTCAAAAAAGTAAATTTAATAATCATAATTAGTAAAATCCCGATAGTACATTTGGATTTGTAACCAATTAAGAGCAATACACCTAAAACAACTTCAAGAATAACCACAAATAACGCAATAGCTAATGCATAAGGAATAAAAATAGGCATATTGAAGACAGGCTCACTAAAATATTCTGCAAGTTTATAGGAGAAACCAAGCGGGTCATTGAGTTTTATTAATCCTGAAATAATAAATAAAATTCCAACAAATAGTCTAGAGAATTGAGTAAGTACGTTTTTCATTATAATGTATGCCTTTGTATTATTTTTTGAAACCCATTAAAATTAATGCGAAAACAGAGTAGTTTATCATATCTTGATAATTGGCATCAATACCTTCAGAAACTAATGTTTTTCCTTTGTTGTCTTCAATTTGTTTTACTCTAAGAAGTTTTTGTAAAATCAAATCGGTTAAGGAACTTACACGCATATCACGCCAAGCTTCACCATAATCGTGATTTTTTGCTTCCATTAGTTCTTTTGTTAGCGTAGCTTTTGCATCATACAATTGGGTTGCTTGTTCAAGGTTTAAATCAGGTTGATCGACTACACCTAATTCTAACTGAATTAAAGCCATGATGGAATAGTTAATAATTCCGATGAATTCGCTAGTTTCGTCCTCGTCAACTTTACGGACTTCGTTTTCTTGTAAGCTTCGAATGCGCTGTGCTTTGATGAATATTTGATCGGTTAATGAAGGCAAACGTAAAATACGCCATGCACTTCCATAATCTTTCATTTTATTGTTGAATAAGTCACGGCAAATTGCCATAACCGAATCGTATTCTTGAGAAGTATTCTTCATTATTGATGTATATTTGTCACAAAAATAACTTTTTTTTTGGATTGAAAGGTGTAGAAACAGATGAAAAAGGGTTAGACACGATTTCCACGAATTCTAACAAATTATATGGGGTTAAACTTGAATTAAGCTGTTTATTTTCTTTAAGGAGGCTAGTGAAATTTAATAAGGCCTAATTATTCGTTTAATTTTTTGAAATTCGTGAAAAAAAGCATTACAAAATTCAATAGCAAAACAATGACAATAAACTGTAAAGGACACTTAATTGATTTAGAGATTCCAAAAGTAATGGGAATTTTGAATGTTACGCCCAATTCATTTTTTGATGGAGGGAAATACAAGAACGAATCAGAAATACTTTCCCAAGTCGAAAAAATGCTGAGTGATGGTGCTACATTTATTGATGTTGGGGCTTATTCTAGTAAACCTAATGCTGAGTTTGTTTCGGAATCGGAAGAAATTGATCGTATCGTTCCAGTTATTGATTTGATATTGAATAGGTTTCCAGATGCATTTCTTTCAATAGATACTTTTAGAAGCGAAGTAGCAAAGATTGCAATCGAAAATGGTGCTGCCATTATTAATGATGTATCGGCTGGAAAGTTAGATGATAAGATGTTTGAAACCGTTGCGAAGTACAATGTTCCTTATATCATGATGCATATGCGGGGTACGCCACAAACGATGCAAACTATGACTGAATACGAGGATATTGTCAAAGAAATGTTGTTCTATTTCTCTGAACGTGTTAGTATGGCTCGTAGTTTTGGGATTAATGATTTAATTATTGATACTGGATTTGGTTTCGCTAAAACATTGGCACAAAATTATGAGGTGCTTCGAAAATTAGAGCTGTTTCAAATGCTTGATTTGCCTATCCTAACAGGTGTTTCCAGAAAATCCATGATTTACAAACTATTAGAAAATAGTCCAGCAGAAGCATTGAATGGAACAACGGTGTTGAATACCATAGCTTTAACAAAAGGAGCTAAAATACTAAGAGTTCACGATGTGAAAGAAGCCTTCGAGGCTATTCAAATATGGAATCAATTTGTGGATTAATTATTTTCTAACAAAAGGTGGAAGTAATTTAGATGAAACTTCTCCAAATCCGATTCTTACTTGACTATTTTTACAAAATCCTGTCATAATTACCGTATCGTTATCGTTAATAAATTTGCGTTCTGAACCGTCGTTTAATTTTATTGGTTCTTTTCCGCCCCAAGTTAACTCTAACATTGAGCCATAGCTTTCTTTTGTAGGACCAGAAATGGTTCCAGAGCCCATCATGTCACCTGAGTTCACTCTACATCCATTTGAGGTGTGGTGTGTTAGTTGTTGATTCATCGTCCAATACAGGTGTTTGAAATTGGATTTGGTAACTATTGTAGGTGTTTCATTATCTTCAGGTTGGATAGCTACTTCAAGTTGAATGTCGAAGGAGTGTTTTCCTTTTTGTTGCAAATAAGGTAGTGGACTTGGATTTTGTTTTGGACTAGCGGTTCTAAAAGGTTCTAGCGCATCCATAGTCACAATCCAAGGAGAAATAGAAGTAGCAAAATTCTTAGATAAAAAGGGGCCTAATGGCATGTATTCCCATTTTTGAATATCTCTAGTACTCCAATCATTTAGTATCACCATTCCGAAAATGTAATCTTCAGCCTCATTTATAGGAATCATTTCTCCCATAATATTTGCATCGGTAGTAATAAAAGCGGTTTCTAATTCAAAATCCACACATCGTGATGGTCCGAAAACAGGAGAGTTTTCACCATGTGGTAAAGTTTGTCCTATAGGTCTGTGAACAGGAATACCTGAAGGGATAATAGTTGAACTTCTGCCGTGATAACCTACAGGAATATGAAGCCAATTAGGTAAAAGTGCATTCTCAGCATCGCGTATCATAGTTCCAACATTGGTTGCATGCTCTTTGCTTGAGTAGAAATCAGTATAGTCTCCAATTAAAACAGGAAGCTGCATTTCAACATCCGCTATATTAAAGATGACAATGTCTTTGTGTTTTTCATTATCACGTAATTTTGGGTTTTTTTCGTCAAAAATATCAGCAATACGATTGCGAACTAATCGCCAAGTTTTTTTTCCATCAGAAATAAAATCATTCAAAGTATCCTGCATGAACATGTCATCAGTCAAATCAATGCCTGAAAAGTAATTCATTTGCTGTAAAGCTCCTAAATCTATAGCGTAATCACCAATTCTAGTTCCAACGGTAACAATGTTTTCTTTTGTTAAGAAAACGCCGAAAGGAATGTTTTGAATTGGAAAATCACTGTTTTCAGAAACTGACAACCAAGATTTTCTTTTAGTATCGTTAGCGAATATTGGCATATTGAGATTATTTTGTGAAAATTATTATATCAAATATATCATAATCTAGCTATTTCACAAACGTTTTTTTGTATTTTTGCGTCAAATTAACTAAATTGATAGAAATGCAACGCGACAAACAAA is from Flavobacterium sp. NG2 and encodes:
- a CDS encoding BT_3928 family protein; the encoded protein is MKNVLTQFSRLFVGILFIISGLIKLNDPLGFSYKLAEYFSEPVFNMPIFIPYALAIALFVVILEVVLGVLLLIGYKSKCTIGILLIMIIKFTFLTFYSAYYDVVKDCGCFGDALHLTPWQSFTKDIVLLFFILILAFNYKLVKPLFNSKTQNILAITSFIAAAFMGYWVLNHLPIIDFRPYKVGTNIQKGMEIPEGAPKSVVEMIFIYNVNGVDKEFTENDLMNIPEGATFVDRKDKVISEGYIPPIHDFTMDKDGSDYKEELLEEPKLLVFVAYDLPNASKEGLEKLNELQKTAIQKGYKVIGMTASTPEQIATAQKQYGFGFDFYFCDATTLKTIERANPSIVILNQGTIIQKVHYNDSDSLKL
- a CDS encoding DUF1599 domain-containing protein, whose amino-acid sequence is MKNTSQEYDSVMAICRDLFNNKMKDYGSAWRILRLPSLTDQIFIKAQRIRSLQENEVRKVDEDETSEFIGIINYSIMALIQLELGVVDQPDLNLEQATQLYDAKATLTKELMEAKNHDYGEAWRDMRVSSLTDLILQKLLRVKQIEDNKGKTLVSEGIDANYQDMINYSVFALILMGFKK
- the folP gene encoding dihydropteroate synthase — its product is MTINCKGHLIDLEIPKVMGILNVTPNSFFDGGKYKNESEILSQVEKMLSDGATFIDVGAYSSKPNAEFVSESEEIDRIVPVIDLILNRFPDAFLSIDTFRSEVAKIAIENGAAIINDVSAGKLDDKMFETVAKYNVPYIMMHMRGTPQTMQTMTEYEDIVKEMLFYFSERVSMARSFGINDLIIDTGFGFAKTLAQNYEVLRKLELFQMLDLPILTGVSRKSMIYKLLENSPAEALNGTTVLNTIALTKGAKILRVHDVKEAFEAIQIWNQFVD
- the fahA gene encoding fumarylacetoacetase — encoded protein: MPIFANDTKRKSWLSVSENSDFPIQNIPFGVFLTKENIVTVGTRIGDYAIDLGALQQMNYFSGIDLTDDMFMQDTLNDFISDGKKTWRLVRNRIADIFDEKNPKLRDNEKHKDIVIFNIADVEMQLPVLIGDYTDFYSSKEHATNVGTMIRDAENALLPNWLHIPVGYHGRSSTIIPSGIPVHRPIGQTLPHGENSPVFGPSRCVDFELETAFITTDANIMGEMIPINEAEDYIFGMVILNDWSTRDIQKWEYMPLGPFLSKNFATSISPWIVTMDALEPFRTASPKQNPSPLPYLQQKGKHSFDIQLEVAIQPEDNETPTIVTKSNFKHLYWTMNQQLTHHTSNGCRVNSGDMMGSGTISGPTKESYGSMLELTWGGKEPIKLNDGSERKFINDNDTVIMTGFCKNSQVRIGFGEVSSKLLPPFVRK